A stretch of Apostichopus japonicus isolate 1M-3 chromosome 9, ASM3797524v1, whole genome shotgun sequence DNA encodes these proteins:
- the LOC139974432 gene encoding adenosine 5'-monophosphoramidase HINT3-like, with translation MEDLDECFKSDVITGGQAAVHKEGCIFCNIAAGTDSENKIIYQNSEAVVFHDIRPASREHLLVIPTNHVRTIKAFTKDDKPKLEYLYDLGKAVLEKRGGDISEARCGFHWPPFHSIEHLHLHIIYPQSEMGLLKRWLYLPNSPYFATYEWTLDWLAKREPWQSPGN, from the exons ATGGAAGATCTAGATGAATGCTTCAAATCCGATGTCATCACTGGAGGTCAGGCTGCTGTCCACAAAGAAGGTtgtatattttgtaacattgcAGCAGGAACAGACAGTGAAAATAAGATAATTTACCAG AATTCTGAGGCTGTTGTCTTTCATGATATCCGACCAGCCAGCAGGGAACATCTCCTTGTTATTCCGACCAATCATGTTCGCACGATTAAAGCCTTCACCAAAGACGACAAGCCCAAGT TAGAATACCTGTATGATCTTGGTAAAGCTGTCCTGGAGAAAAGAGGTGGTGATATCAGTGAGGCGAG ATGTGGATTCCACTGGCCTCCTTTCCATAGTATAGAACACCTTCATCTTCATATCATTTATCCTCAAAGTGAAATGGGTTTACTCAAACGATGGTTATATCTGCCAAATTCACCTTATTTTGCAACA TATGAATGGACCCTCGATTGGTTAGCAAAACGAGAACCCTGGCAATCTCCCGGGAATTAA